TTACATCTTAACCAACTGTCCTCAGTGATCCCTAGAAATTTAACACTTTCAACTACTCTTACATCTAGCTCTTGAAATTTGTTGGttaacttgtttttcttttgttgttcctaaATAGGACTGCATTAGTTTTCTAATAATTGAGAATTATCCTATTCACTTCAAGCCAGTGGGTGATTATTTCAACTGTTTGATTACTTTTACTTGTGGCCTCCTGTAAGCTCGGTCTTACAGTTATtcttgttgtgtcatctgcaaagagtatcaattcactgtctatgttacaaggtaaatcatttacatatattaagaAAAGGAGGGGTCCTAGTGTAGTACCTTGTGGCATGGCACCCCATGTTTTATATCTTGTAGTTCTGATAGATGTTTCCCTTGATTGACACttccactgcttgttttctgttctgcagaaTGACTTTATGATATCAAGAGCACTTCCTGTAATTCCATAGTGGTGTAGCTTCATTATTAATATGTGGTGActgacaagatcaaaagctttagataaatcacaaAAAACACCAACTGGGATTTGACCTTGATCTAGGCCTGCAGAGATTATATTAATAAGTTGAAATGCAGCTGACACTGTAGATTTTcccttctggaacccaaactgtctaccatttatgatagagtttttatcaaaaaatgccattaacctaacaaatattattctttctaTGATCTTCGAAAAAGTGGGAAGGAGGCTAACTGGGCTGTAATTATTTGGGTACATGTGATCACGTTTTTTGAATAGTGATAGCGCTCTGGCAATCTTCATTCTATCTGGGAAGATTCCTCTTTTGAGACATGAATTTACTGAGTGGTACAGGGGTTTAGCAATTTTCCTAGTAGtcagcttaaatttttttttttttttttttttttttttttacaggtaatttatgtctgtggatgctttattttttagtttctctatTACTTTTCTTATCTCTTGTTCAGTTGCCAGGTACAGGTAAcatgagttactgggtgacttttgTTTATTCTCAACTAGTTTTTGGACTTGCAGAGAATCGCTATTGTTACCCTGTGTAAGTTGTTGGCAGCTGCTGGTAAAGTATTGGTTGAAAGTGTTACTAGTGGTTATTGGATCTTCTGTTACAACATTATTGATTTTTAGGCTTaagcttttattgttatttcctgatgactttcctgtttctctgtttatCATCTTCCAAGTGTTTCTGACTTTGTTGGGAACTTGTTTAATAACATATCCATTATACAGTCTTTTGCAGCTATTTAAGTTTTATTGTAAATCTTTTTATCGGCTCTAtaatattcaacaaaatgaataggcCTATCTGGAGCTTTCAAAATTGCGTGaagaagtttcaactttttacaggaTACTAATAGACCTTTTGTTAGCCATGGCAGATTTCCtctctttttctttattggtttagttttggttggcaaacattcttcaatgaattttaaaTAGATATCTAGGAAACTGTTATATTTATCATTAACACTATTACTTAAGTACATTTCTGTCCACTTTCCATTTTGTTGTTCTATCTTTAGGTCTGTTGTGCTAGAACTTCTCATATCTCTGTATGGGATAAAGCTGATTGTATCTAATTTCCCTacttcttttattattactgtctgtGAGTGGTGATCTGATAAATTCATGTCTTCTATAAGGCAATGATATCTGCCAGACTGAACATTTGTAATTATGTAATCAATGGCAGTTTAAGTGTTCATACCTATTCTGGTATAAGTTTGTATTGTGTTATGTAAACCATACATTATAAGTAAGCTCTCTAGTTCCGTTTTATATTTTGATTCAGATAGTCAATATTCAAGTCTCCACATAAAATTAACTTGTTCTCCCAAATTTGTGATAGCAGCCTATCACACTGAAATCACCATTGGGAGCTCTGTTTAAAGACATTATTACATGGGTTGCATTTTGCAGTTCAATACTTATACTACTACACTCAAAATGTTTTTCAATTGCATACCTTTCCAATGGAATAGCAGTTACAGGGCAGGAGAGGCAATCTCTAAGAAATATTGAGCTACCACCATTTTTAAAATACTCTCTGTAAAAGTatcatactaacttataactgtcTAAGTTTATACAAGTTATGTCACTGATTTTTAGCCAATGCTCAGTTACACAGAGAACAGTAGTTCTTATACCACTGCTTTCTATATCTACTTGTGAGTTTAAGAGTTTGTTTTCGATTGATTGAATATTTTGATGcgtaattattaaaaaattatctcGAAAAATTACCAGAAAACAAAATCAATGCAGTCTGGAAATCACCAAAGAGGAGACAAATagaagaaaacacaagaaacataacATTGAAGTATCATGGTACCACAATATATAATCCCAAGAATGGAGCACACATTGCAGTTCAATACATCAGAAACATAGGTACCAAGCTACATACAACAGACGTTTGACAAAACACAGTCTGAACAGAAACTCACCAAATACAATAATTCTATGACCCAACACTACAGTACAACTATGCACTTTTAAGCACAGTCTAAAAAATGAAGGGCCTCTGTGCATACAGAAGAACTGTACAGTCAGTGTGAAAAACTTTTTAGTGCAAATCATAAATGATTCTTTCATGACAGGCTGCTTCCCAGGGACACTAAAGGATGAATATGGAACCAAATCCAGTGACGGCTTAtttctcagtaggaaaaacaaagcaaaaatacaACATGGTTTCTTACACAGTGGAATTACATATTACCACAAACTTTTACAAGTGATCAGAGACTTAAGAGAAAAACACGTTCATTCAGGAATACCCTAAAAACCTACTAGAAAATTGTTTCTACAGGTACCTTCAGAGATTGCCTGAATTGGTACATAGATTATGGTGACAATTATGCTAATTATTAACTGATACGGTTAAGAGACATTCTACAATTATTGAATATAATATGCTGCACAAATAAAAAGCATTAAATTACATGTGTTTGTCTATACATTTATGTATCTGTATTGCGTACATTTATGTGTTGACAATATGCATACAATTCATattgtttacagaaaaaaatcataatcCTACAAAGCTACCCTTTGGCAAAGTGCAAACTAATCACTGCTTAGTGTGTCACAGAGTGCATCCATAGTTACTGTTAAAACCTTGGGCAACACTTCTGGGAGAGAGGAAGTCTTCCTCACATGCCATAACAAGGTCAATAAAGGGTAAGAACTTGCCGCAGGCATTGAATTTGCTAGTGAACTCCTCCTGAAGGCTCATATTAGTTGATCCATATACTACACACCCAACAGTGTGTATCCTAGAAACATGGCGTCAGCAACACTGAGAAAGTACAATgaatgaatcaataaataaatggGGAAATGAGCAATTCATTTATAAAACCAGCTCCAATATATCGAATTtctgtcatttcatttttttcagcatAGCCCAAGATAACAGAAATCATGGGATTACATCCTACACAAACAAAAGACATAAATTATGTTGATGAGTCAACCTTGCACTGTCACAAAATTAACATTtccagtttttcagaaaattaaatttaGAAACCTTTGTACAACATCAGATGTTACTAAGACTACAGTGCGTGTCTCACCTACTTCAAGCTTTCCAAAGATTCTACCACATGGAGTGGTGAGCAGATGACGTATGTGTAATGGTATCTTCCAAACTTCATTGGGAGTCAACACAGTGCCTACGAAGAACATGCAAATAATGGTTAAGCTACTGTAGGTCTCATGCAATCATTTATATCACTTATGAATCACGTACATATAGGAAGTATGATGTACTCCTATCTAAAAGATACAATAATTTTCAGTGACAGTGCACATTTCCATTTTTCTCTCACCCCACTTATGACTGAGATTTGGTGACTAGTGTAATGTAAGTGTATATTGGATTATTTAGAACAAGTCAATGTATGATTTGCAGCAATTTGATTGTGTTTGaaattctctgaatattctgtataaatctgtgtttggcggttcaggaaacatttcacattgaaAACGGGTCTTTCTGGAAATGCTCACAATGATTTCTTCATCCAAAGACATGGAAAATCTCACAGGCTGACATGTCAAGACAGTACATGGCAAtgtttgatagcccaaagaagcagtgtGTGTAAAAACACACACTCAGACTGCTTCCCCTGATTCTTCATTTGGTAGCCCCCCTACCTCAACAGGAGATTTTGGTAATATGCTCATTTGACAGTTCACCTGTTTGCTGCTTGTACCACACCAAGACACctttgtttcatggtcacagtGATACACCATACACTTATCCAGGTGACTGGGTGACTAGAGATGGCAATTGGATGACCATGACAGCTGCAGtatttctgctgtggtttcagtttggcatgctttttgttATGGTGTGAATAGCTGTGGAACCAACAGGTAGCAATATTTTTCATATTCAATATTTCATTGTGTAAGATACTGAAAACAGATCATTGACTAATTTCCAATTTATCCACTATTGCCTTGATTGTGTGAACTCTATATAAATTGAGCGCCATGTTTCTTCTGTTCAAATGTACAAAAGATATCAACAAATCATTGCATGATGCTCCACTTTATTTATGGTCTATACCATTTTGTTTTCTCTCTTCAAGAAGTGTGCTATGATAGGGATTATTGTAGTGTGTGGTTTTCAGTGTGTACTGAGTCTGTGAACATGCacctgcaaataaacagaaaaataattatgaaaacttattttttcaggtgatgataaaaatttattaactGTCCTTCATTCTTATGAAATTATGTAGGAGAAGGAAATTTAGACAGGTAAATAATTTCAGTGAGATTTATTATTCACTCCAAAGGACCAGACCTGCAGAGTAGTACAGATGTATTTGTGCTGTCACAAGGAGATAGTAGCAGGCCTGTGTCCAGCTGGTGTTAGACCTCCTATGTCCCCTTCCCAGTTGTCCCCCTCACTGCCTCTCCTACTGGGGTCTTTCCCCAGCCCACTTAAAGCCCCATATACTGAGATGTCCCTGTGCAACAGCAGCATTACATCACATGAACATGGCTCAGAAAAGCATGCAGCTACAATTCAATTTACCCACAAGCAAAGCTCCAGTACAAGGTAGGGCACCGCAACTGAAATGAACACCTTGATAATTTTCAGCCTCTACCCAAATCTCAGTCAGCCCCCACAATGTGTTAGCTGACACTGCCTGCCCCAATGCACCAAAACCCTTGTATACTGCAGTGTCTGTGTGCAACAGCAGCTTTACATTACATGAAGGTGACTCAGAAAAGCATCCAACTACAATGAGGTCTATCCACCAACAAAGCTTCTGTACAAGGTAAGGCATCACATCCAAACAGAAATCCTTGGttatttcatgcaagatggaatacCCAGACACATCATAATTATTGGATGTGACACTTTAACTAAGGTCTGGAGCTGCCAAATGGCACAGATGTGTTTGTTCTGTTGCAGGAAGGAGCAAGCTTGGTTGCGGCAggctggtgttaggcagcctccACCTCTAATCCCGTTGGGCCTCTCACTGGGTAAGCGGTTGGGACGTATCCCCACTGCATCAGAAGTCACATGTACTACAGTGTCCCAACATAACAGTGTTAGGTCATCATATGAAGAAGGGTCAGAAAAGTCTGCAGCTATAATTGGGTCTCCCCACAAGAAAAGGTCCTGTACAAGGTAAGGCACCACAACTGAACAGAATTCCTTGCTAATTTTATGTGAGATGGAAtaccaaaacacatcaaaattactgaatgGGACACTTAAGCTGAGGACTTTTGAGTGCCATAGATGTGATTCTGCTGTTGCAGGGAGGTGCAAGCAGAGCTGCGGCATGCTACTGTTAAGCAGCCTCCACCTCTAATCCCATTGGGCCTCTCACTGGGTAGGCAGTTGCGACCTGTCCCCACTGCATCAGAAGACACGTCTACTACAGTGTCCCTACATAACACGGCCAGTTCGTCATATGAAGAAGGGTCAGAAAAGTCTCCAGCTATAATTGGGTCTCCCCACCAGAAAAGCTCCTGTACAGGGTAAGACACTGCAACTAAACAGAAGCTCCTTGATAATATTGTgcaaggtgaaattccaaaacaCAAAGTGCCAATTTTATTCTTCCATAACTTGTAccgagagtgtattaaaattactgcacaTAAAACTTAAAAAACGAGCACAGCTGTAAAGAGGCATAGATGTGTTTGTAGTATTGGAGGGAGGAGATAGGAGGGCTGTGACAAGCTCATGTTAGGCAGCCTCTATCACCATCCAAGTTGACCCTCTCACTGCCTCTGCAGGTGGGGCCTCTCACCATCCCACTAAATGTCATGTATAAACTAgtttttctatgaaacagtaccagTACATCACATGAGTTTGGCTCAGAGAAGGGTGCAGTTACAATTGGTTCTAGCCACCAGCCAAAATCATGTATGGGGTAAGGCACTACATCCAAACAGAAGCTCCTTCCTTTttttgtgcaagatgcaatatcACAACACAAACTCATTTCTGGAAATTGTGGAGAGAGTGTATTAAAATCACTGGATGCGACACTTATTTTAGTGGCAgactggcatggatgtgtttgtgctgttgcagggaggagcaagcagggctgtggccagTTGGTGTTAGCCAACCTGTACCCTCATCCCagttggccccctcactgcctccacagctaGGGCAGTGCCCTATCCCACAGAAAGTCAAGTATATGGTAACACCTGTGTGCAACAGCGCAACAGagggtgcagctacaattggttctacccacgagcatggatccagtacagggtaaggcaccacaatCAAGCAGAAGCGCCTTCctaattttgtgcaagatggaatatcacaacagaaactcatttgtggaaattgtgcagagagtgtacTAAAATAACTGGATGTGATacttatttaagtggcagagtggcatggatgtgtttgtgctgttgcagggaggagcaagcagggctgtggccagctggtgttaggcaacctgTAACCTTATCCCAGTTGGAcccctcactgcctccacagcGATGGCCTCCCCCCATCCTGCGGAAACCTATGTATACGGTATCACCTGTGTGCAACAGCAGCAGGACATCACATGATAGTGGCTCAACAGAGGGTGCAGTTACAATTGGTTCTACCCACGAGCATGGATCTAATACAGGGTAGGGCACCACAACCAAGCAGAGGCACCTTCCTaattttgtgcaagatgcaatatcACAACACAAACTCATTTCTGGAAATTGTGTAGAGAGTGTATCAAAAATACTGGATGTGACACTTTCTTAAGTGGCagagtggcatggatgtgtttgtgctgttgcagggaggagcaagcagggctgtggccagctgttgttaggcaacctgtacccccatcccagttggccccctcactgcctccacagctaGGGCGTCTCCCCGTCCCGCGGAAAGCCATGTATACAGTATCATCTGTGTGCAACAGCTCAACAGTAggtgcagctacaattggttctaCCCATGAGCATCGAtccagtacagggtaaggcaccacaaccaagcagaagcgccttcctaattttgtgcaagatgcaatatcacaacagaaactcatttgtggaaattgtgcagagagtgtattaaaattactggatgtgacacttatttaagtggcagagCTGCAGagcagcatggatgtgtttgtgctgttgcagggaggtgCAAGGAGGTCTGTGGCGAGCTGGTGTTAGGCAACCAGAACCCCCATCCCAGTTAGCCCCCTCACTACCTGAACATCTAGGGAGTCTCCCCGTCCCGCGGAAAGCCATGTATATGGTATCAGCTGTGTGCAATAGTTCAACAGAGGCTGCAGCTATAATTGGTTCTACCCACTACCATGGATCCAATACAGGGTAAGGCACAAGAACCAAAAAGAAGCTCCTTCCCGATTTTGTGCAGGATGCAATATCACAACACAAACTCATTTGTAGAAATTGTACAAGGAGTctattaaaattactggatgtgacacttattgaagagtggcatggatgtgtttgagctGTTGCAGGGAcgagcaagcagggctgtggccagctggtgttaTGCAACCTGTAGCCCCATCCAAGTTGGCCCCCTCACGGCCTCCACAGCTAGGGCGGCGCCCCATCCCGCGGAATGTCATGTATACGGTATCATCTGTGTGCAACAGTGCAACAGAGGGTGCAGCTACAATCGGTTCTACCCACGAGCATGGATCCAATACAGGGTAAAGCACGACAACGAAGCAGAAGTGCCTTcttaattttgtgcaagatgaaatATCACAACTGAAACTCATTTGTGGAAATTGTGCAGAgtgtgtattaaaattactggatgtgacacttatttaagtggcagagCTGCAGAGCAccatggatgtgtttgtgctgttgcagggaggagcaagcagggctgtggccagctggGATTAGGCAGCCTGTACCCCCATCCACGTTTGCCCCCTCACTACCTTCACAGCTAGGGCAGTGTCCCATCCCACAGAAAGTCATGTATATCGTATCATCTGTGTGCAATAGCGCAACAGagggtgcagctacaattggttctaCCCACGAGCGTGGATCCAATACAGGGTAAGGTACCACAACCAAGCAGAAGCACCTTCctaattttgtgcaagatggaatATCACAACAGAAACTCATTTGTGAATATTGTGCAGAGAGTGTTTTAAAATTacttatttaagtggcagagtggcatggatgtgtttgtgctgttgcagggaggagcaagcagggctgtggccagctggtgttaggcaacctgTACCCTCACCCCAGTTGGCCTcctcactgcctccacagctaGGGCAGTGCCCTATCCCACGGAAAGTCGTGTATATGGTATCACCTGTGTGCAACAGCGCAACAGagggtgcagctacaattggttctaCCCACGAGCATGGATCCAATACAGGGTAAGGTACCACAACCAAGCAGAAGCACCTAactaattttgtgcaagatgaaatATCACAACAGAAACTCATTTGTGGAGATTGTGCAGAGAGTGTTTTAAAATAACTGGATGCgacacttatttaagtggcagagtggcatggatgtgtttgtgctgttgcagggaggagcaagcagggctgtggccagctggtgttaggcaacctgTACCCTCATTCCagttggccccctcactgcctccacagcGAGGGCCTCTCCCCAACCTGCAGAAAGCAATGTATATGGTATCACCTCTGTGCAACAGCAGCAGGACATCACATGACGGTGGCTCAACAGAGGGTGTAGCTACAATTGGTTCTA
This portion of the Schistocerca serialis cubense isolate TAMUIC-IGC-003099 chromosome 3, iqSchSeri2.2, whole genome shotgun sequence genome encodes:
- the LOC126471149 gene encoding uncharacterized protein LOC126471149; this translates as MQSFISLMNHVHIGSMMYSYLKDTIIFSDSAHFHFSLTPLMTEICDTPYTYPGDWVTRDGNWMTMTAADQTCRVVQMYLCCHKEIVAGLCPAGVRPPMSPSQLSPSLPLLLGSFPSPLKAPYTEMSLCNSSITSHEHGSEKHAATIQFTHKQSSTSTQISVSPHNVLADTACPNAPKPLYTAVSVCNSSFTLHEGDSEKHPTTMRSIHQQSFCTRKEQAWLRQAGVRQPPPLIPLGLSLGKRLGRIPTASEVTCTTVSQHNSVRSSYEEGSEKSAAIIGSPHKKRSCTREVQAELRHATVKQPPPLIPLGLSLGRQLRPVPTASEDTSTTVSLHNTASSSYEEGSEKSPAIIGSPHQKSSCTGTSTSHEFGSEKGAVTIGSSHQPKSCMGEEQAGLWPVGVSQPVPSSQLAPSLPPQLGQCPIPQKVKYMVTPVCNSATEGAATIGSTHEHGSSTGEEQAGLWPAGVRQPVTLSQLDPSLPPQRWPPPILRKPMYTVSPVCNSSRTSHDSGSTEGAVTIGSTHEHGSNTGEEQAGLWPAVVRQPVPPSQLAPSLPPQLGRLPVPRKAMYTVSSVCNSSTVGAATIGSTHEHRSSTGEVQGGLWRAGVRQPEPPSQLAPSLPEHLGSLPVPRKAMYMVSAVCNSSTEAAAIIGSTHYHGSNTGDEQAGLWPAGVMQPVAPSKLAPSRPPQLGRRPIPRNVMYTVSSVCNSATEGAATIGSTHEHGSNTGEEQAGLWPAGIRQPVPPSTFAPSLPSQLGQCPIPQKVMYIVSSVCNSATEGAATIGSTHERGSNTGEEQAGLWPAGVRQPVPSPQLASSLPPQLGQCPIPRKVVYMVSPVCNSATEGAATIGSTHEHGSNTGEEQAGLWPAGVRQPVPSFQLAPSLPPQRGPLPNLQKAMYMVSPLCNSSRTSHDGGSTEGVATIGSTHGHGSSTGDEKVGLWPAGVGQPVPPSQLAPSLPPQLGQCPIPRKVMYMVSPVCNSTTKGAATISSTHEHGSSTGEEQAGPWPAGVRQPIPPFQVAPSLPPQLGPLPIPRKAKYTLSSVCKSSSTSHDGGSIEGATTISSTHEYGSSTGCNTKLRVHSSGNRPVSVLKLLDATP